The Mycobacterium sp. EPa45 genomic interval CGCGGTGACGGCGATGGCCTTGGTGGCCGCGGTCACCGGCAATCTGATCGTCGCGGCGGTGGCGACGCTGATCACCTCGGGTGCGACCGCGATCGGCAAAGCGTCGCTGGACGCCTCGCTGCAGGACGACCTGCCCGAGGAGTCACGAGCATCGGCGTTCGGCCGTTCGGAGTCGGTGCTGCAGCTGGCATGGGTGATGGGCGGCGCGATCGGAGTGCTGGTGTACACCGAGTTATGGGTCGGTTTCACCGCGATCAGTGCGCTGTTGATCCTCGGGCTGGCCCAGACCATCGTCAGTAACCGCGGCGATTCACTGATACCCGGCTTCGGCGGTAACCGTCCGGTGCTGGCCGAACCGGAGGGTGCATCGGCGGTGACCAACCGGTGAGCCGTTTTCTCCGTTGGCTTTTGGTGGTCCTCGTCGTACTGGCGTCGGCCGGTGCCGGCGTCGGCGCGTGGGTGCTGACCCGCGACACCGGATCCGACCTCCCCGAAATCAGCGCGTACTCGCACGGACAGGCGGTGCGCATCGGGCCGTACGTGTACTGCAACGTGGTGAACCTCAACGACTGTCAAAACCCGCAGACCCAGGGCCAGTTATCGGTCACCGAGCGTTATCCGGTGCAGCTGTCGGTGCCGACGGCCATCGGTCGTGCGCCGTGGCAGCTGCTGCGCGTCTACGAGGACGAGCGCAACTCGACGACGACGATCTATCGGCCCAATACCGAACTGGCCGTGACGATTCCAACGGTCGACCCGCAGCGCGGCAGGCTGACCGGGGTTGTCGTGCAGCTGCTCACCCTGGTTCAGGACCAGAACGGCCAACTGAGCGATGCCCCGCACGCCGAGTGGTCGGTCCGCCTGAATTGGCTCTGACCGCGAACGTCGAGGTGTTGCGCACGATCCTGGGTCCTGTGGATAACTTGTCGACGTTCGGCCGTTCTTTGTCGGTCTGCCTCCCGACGGTGTGCACATGAACCAACTCAACGAACCGTTCCTCGCCAGCGAAGGCGCTTGCCGCGGGAAACCCGGACCCGCTTGGTGATCGTCGCTGCCGGCCTTCCTGCAGTGCGCACACAGATCCCCGTTTCGATGGAGGTTGCTTGCTCGCCCGCACCGACATTGGGGTGGGAGGAGTACCTGGTCGGTCTCGATCTCTGCGCGCGGCAGGGGCTTCCGTCTGACGAACGTCGACTTATGGTGGTGTTCAGCGTCATTCGACCACAACAACTCGACGTTCGGCCGTCAGAACTGAGCAGGCACCCGCTCGCCCTCGCGGGTCGGCCCCGGCGGAGTTCCATCTCCAAAGGGTCTGCCGCCCAATGCTTCCCGACCGTGTGGCGTCAGCCAGTTGGACAGGTCCGGTCCCTTCGGCACGATCCCGGTGGGGTTGATGTCGGAATGCACGATGTAGTAGTGCGCCTTGATCTGTCCGAAGTCGGTGGTGTCGCCGAACCCCGGTGTCTGGAACAGATCTCGCGCGTAGGCCCACAACACCGGCATCTCGGCAAGCTTGGACCGATTGCACTTGAAGTGGCCGTGGTAGACCGGATCGAAACGCGCCAGCGTGGTGAACAGCCGGACGTCGGCCTCGGTGATGGTGTCCCCCACCAGATAACGCTGATCGGCCAGCCGCTCGGAGAGCCAGTCCAGTGCGGCGAACAGCCGGTCGTAGGCCTTCTCGTAGGAGTCCTGCGAACCGGCGAACCCGCAGCGGTAGACACCGTTGTTCACTTCGGTGTAAATGCGTTGTGCCACTTCGTCGATCTCGTCGCGCAGCGGCTCGGGGTACAGCTGCGGCGCACCTTCGCGGTGGTAGGCGGTCCACTCGGTGGAGAAGTCGAGCGTGATCTGGGCGAAGTCGTTGGTGACCACCTGACCCGTGGCCACCTCGACGATCGCCGGGACTGTGATGCCTTTGGCGTAGTCCGGGAAACGGGCGAAGTAGGCGTCCTGTAGTCGCGGAATCTTCAGCACCGGGTCGACGCCACCGGGATCGAGGTCGAACGTCCAGCTGCGCTCGTCGTGCGTCGGCCCACAGAACCCGATGGACAGCACGTCCTCCAAACCCAGCAGGCGGCGCACGATGATCGTGCGATTCGCCCACGGGCACGCCCGGGCGACGATCAGCCGGTAGCGGCCGGGCTCGACGGGATACCCGTCGGCACCGTCAGCGGTGATCCTGGTGGTGATGTAGTTGGTATCGCGCTTGAACTCGCCGCCGCCGGCGACATAGGCACCCACGACTCCAGTGTGCGCCTACTACGCGTCGAGCTCCCGGGCGACCGCCTTGACCACTTCGGACACCCGCCGGGCGACCTTGCGGTCCGGGTAACGGCCCTTGCGTAGCTCGGGCTGCACCGCGCCTTCGAGCAGCGTGATCATGTCCTCGACCATGCCGTGCAGTTCGTCGGGAGTGTGCTTGCGCTCGACGGGCGTGGCCTCACGTCGGGTCCTGGTCAGGCTCGGCGGCGGATCGATCAGCTTCACGCTCAACGCCTGCGGGCCGCGACGCCCCGACGCCACCCCGAACTCGACCTTCTGACCGGCCTTGAGACCTTCGACGCCCTCAGGCAAAGCCGACGCACGGACGTAGACGTCCTCGCCCTCCTCCTGGGACAGGAAGCCGAAGCCCTTCTCGGCGTCGTACCACTTCACCTTGCCGGTCGGCACTGGTCTCACCTGCTTGTCTAACGGGTCCATGACAACATGACGAAGCGTCCCGCCGGTGCAGGACGCGTGCCGGTGATCCTACTCGGGAACAGGTGTGCCCAGCACCTGAGTTCAGTTCGGTAGGCTGGGCAAACCGCTGGAGGAGACATGCGCCTGATCCTGAACGTCATCTGGTTGCTGTTCGGCGGCCTGTGGCTTGCCCTCGGCTACCTGCTGGCCGCGCTTGTCAGTTTCGTTCTGATCATCACCATTCCATTCGGCTTCGCCGCACTGCGGATCGCCAACTACGCCCTGTGGCCCTTCGGGCGAACCATTGTCGAGAAGCCCGGCCCGCGTCCCGGCGCCGTGGTCGGCAACGTGATCTGGATCCTGCTGTTCGGGCTGTGGCTGGCGATCGGCCATCTGGTGAGCGCGGCCGCCATGGCGATCACGATCATCGGTATCCCGTTGGCCCTGGCCAACCTCAAACTCATCCCGGTCTCGCTGGTGCCGCTGGGCAAGGAGATCGTGCCCGCCGATCAGGCTCGGGTGGCGGCATGACATTGACCTCGCTCGGGTTGCCGGCGATTCGCCGCGACGGCGCAGAAGCACCCGCCGACATGCCGCGCAGCGGCCCGCTGGTCGACACGTTCGGCCGGGTCGCCACCGACCTGCGGGTGTCGCTGACCGACCGCTGCAATCTGCGCTGTACCTATTGCATGCCGGCCGAAGGTCTGGACTGGCTGCCGGGCGACGAGCTGCTGACCCGCGACGAGCTCGTCCGCTTGCTGACCCTGGCCGTGACGCGGCTGGGCATCAGCAGCGTTCGCTTCACCGGGGGCGAGCCGCTGCTGTATCGAGGGCTCGAAGACGTTGTGTCGGCGGTGGCCGCCTTGCGCCCGCGCCCGGAGATCGCACTGACCACCAATGGCCTGGGGCTGGCCAAGCGCGCGCGTGCCCTGGCCGACGCGGGCCTGAACCGGGTCAACGTGTCGCTCGACACCGTCGACGCCGAACATTTCGCCACCATCACCCGGCGCGACCGGCTCTCCGACGTGCTCGACGGTCTGTCCGCGGCGGCGGCCGCGGGATTGGGGCCGGTCAAGGTCAACGCCGTCCTCGATCACGACACCGGCCTCGAAGACGCCGTCGAGCTGCTGGAGTACTGCCTGCGCTACGGCTACCAGCTGCGGATCATCGAACAGATGCCGCTCGATGCCAGTCACCTGTGGCGCCGAGACGCCAACCTGGGCGCCGACCAGATTTTCACTGCACTCGCCACGCACTTCGACCTGACTCCCGACCCCGCACCGCGTGGCTCAGCGCCGGCCCAGCTGTGGCAGGTCAACGGCGGGCCGGCCACCGTCGGGATCATCGCCTCGGTCTCACACGCGTTCTGCTCGGCGTGCGACCGTACGCGCCTGACCGCCGACGGGCAGATCCGCAACTGCCTGTTCTCCGCGGAGGAATCCGACCTGCGGGCACTGCTTCGCAACGGAGCGGACGACGACGCGCTGGAGTCGGTGTGGCGGGCGGCGATGTGGCGCAAAGCCGCCGGACACGGCATCAACAATCCGGATTTCGTTCAGCCGCAACGGCCGATGAGCGCGATCGGTGGCTGAGGTGGGCCAATCGGTCGACGTGACCGTGCGTTTCTTCGCCGCGGCCCGGGCCGCCGCGGGCAAGGAGGCGGATCGGCTCAGCCTGCACCCCGGCACGACGGTCGCCGATCTGGTGAACGAATTAGGTTGCCGCAGCGAAGAATTGGCGCGGGTGTTACAGCGCTGCTCCTACCTCTGCGACGGCATCGCGGTCCGAAACAAGGCCACCGAACTGCAATCCGGCCAGACGCTCGACGTGTTACCCCCGTTCGCCGGCGGGTGATCGTGATTTACGTCACATCACGATCAGGTAACGAGATGGCCACGGCCCGGTTTAGTGCCGTAACTACCTGGGCGAACGCCGAGCTATCTAGGGGCTTTAACCTTTTTTAAGGTTTGCCGGTAGCAGAAACGCCCGGATTTGCAAAAGTCGACGGCACTCCCGGATCCCATTACCGTCTGTCTTCAGGTCAGCCCCCTCAACCCGGGAAGACCCTCTTCGCTCCTAGCGCTGAGCTCCATCCAAGGAGCGGAGAGACCAACGAACACCATGGATGGAGGCGGGGGACCCACCGGTCCACCGATAGGACTTGGAGCCGCACGCGGCTCCTTGGGGTGAAGCCGAGATCGTTTCCACCAGAGACGACCGAGGCCGGGCGACCTCTCCAGCCCGAACCCGACAGCTGACCTCGCAGGCGCATTGAAGAGAGGAATAACTCGCCATATGAGTGGACGGCATCGCAAGCCCACTTCATCGTCAGTCAGCGTCGCCAAGATCGCGGTCACCGGTGCGGTCATCGGAGGCGGCAGCCTCGCCCTCGCCGGACAGGCCCAGGCGGCTCCCGATACCGAATGGGATCAGGTCGCCCGCTGTGAGTCCGGCGGCAACTGGGGCATCAATACCGGCAACGGTTACCAGGGCGGCCTCCAGTTCTCACCCAGCACGTGGTCCGCACACGGCGGCGGCCAGTACGCGCCGGCCGCGAATATGGCCAGCAAGGACCAGCAGATCGCCATCGCCGAGCGCGTCCTGGCAAGCCAGGGCCGTGGTGCGTGGCCGGTGTGCGGCCGCGGCCTGTCGGGTGCGACCCCGCGCAACGTAGTCAACGAGCCCAAGCCGGACGCTGCGCCCGTCGAGGCTGTCGCGCTTGACGCTCCCCTGCCCGACGCTCCCGCACCGGACGCGCCGCAGGATCTGCCGCCCGCACCGCAGGACCTGGCGCCCGCGCCGCAGGACCTGCCGCCGGCCCCGCAGGATCTCCCGCCAGCGCCGGCCGATCTGCCGCCTGCTCCGCAGCCCGATGTCATCCCGGTCGCTCAGGAAGCCGCACCGCCGGCCGCCGAGCCCGTGATCGACACCGCCTTTGAGGTACCCGCCCCCGAGGCGCAGGCAAACCCTGACGAGCAGACCATCACGGTGCAGGCGGCGTCGATCCACTTCGTGCCGCAGGCTCCGGCCGACCCGGCCGTGCCGCCGACACTGCCGCCGGCTCCCGCTCCGGTTCCGGCCGACCCCGCTGCCGCGCCCGCCCCTGGCACCAACGTGGTGGCCGCCAGCCCGACCGGACAGCTGCCCGACGGCATGCCGCATCTGACGAGCCCGGAGAACCTGCCGCCGGGTACCAGCGACCAGCCTGAGGGCCCGCAGGACGGCCCGAATGTCACGTACCTCAAGGAACTGTGGCACGCGGTGCAGACCCAGCAGGTGAGCAGGGGCGACGCGCTGCTCGCACTGACCCAGCGCCCGCTGAACACCCCGGTGACCAACGATCCGAGCATGGGTACGCCTCCGGGCGCTCCGGCGCCGGCTCCGGCCGATCCCAACGCGCCGCTGGTTCCGGCGGCCCCCGCACCGGCACCGGCTCAGTAAGCAGTCAGGCCGAGTTCACCCACTCGTCGGTTCCGTCGGCGAAGAACTGGTGTTTCCACACCGGTAGCCGTTCCTTGACGGTGTCGACGAGCAGGGCGCACGCCTCGAACGCCGCTCCCCGGTGGTCGGCTGCCACGGCGGCCACCAGGGCGGCGTCTCCGATGTGCAGCACGCCGACCCGATGACTCGCCGCGATCGCCCGAACACCAGTGGATTTCGCGGCGACCTCGGCGAGCGCTTCGAACAGGGTCTGCTCAGCCAGCGGATGCGCGGAGTACTCCAGCCGCACCACGTCTCGGCCGCCGTCGTGGTTGCGCACCACTCCGGAGAACCCGACCACCGCACCGGCAGCGTCGTCGGTGACGAGCTCTTCGTGCTCGGTCAGCGAGATCGGGCCTTCGGCCAGCGCGGCCCGCAAGATGCGTGTCATCGGCGGTGGTCCCCTCCGGACAGTTGGTCCAGTGCGTGGTCGAGCACGTCGGCGAGCACCGACAGACCGTCACGTACCCCGCCCGTCGACCCGGGCAGGTTCACCACCAGTGTGCGACCCGCGACCCCGCACAGCCCGCGGGAGAGCACCGACGTCGGCACCGCGGGCAGGCCAGACCGCCGGATCGCGTCGGCCAGCCCGGGGATCTGGTAGTCCAGGACGTCGAGGGTGGCCTCCGGGGTGGCGTCGGTCGGCGATATCCCGGTGCCGCCGGAGGTGATCACGACGTCGGCTCCGGCATCGATCGCCGCGCGCAGGGCGTCGCCGACGGCACTCCCGTCGACCACCACGCTGGCGCCGGGCACGTCGAAGCCGCGTTCGGCGAGCCAGGCGACGATGATCGGTCCGGTTCGGTCTTCGTAGACACCGGTCGCCGCCCGGGTGGAGGCGATCACGACCCGTGCGGAGCGCGTCACGGCTCGCGTACCCACAGTCCGGTCTTGCCGCCTTCCTTGCGCAGCACCCGGATGTCCTCGAGGCGCGCGGCGGGATCGACGGCCTTGATCATGTCGTAGAGCGTCAGCGCCGCGACGCTGACGGCGGTCAGCGCCTCCATCTCCACGCCGGTGCGATCGGTGGTGCGTACCGAGGCGGTCACGCCGACCTCGGCGTCACCGATCGCGAACTCGATGTCCACCCCGGTCAACGCCAGGTGGTGGCACAGCGGGATGAGGTCGCTGGTCCGCTTGGCGGCCAAGATCCCGGCCACCCGTGCGGTCGCCAGGGCGTCACCCTTGGGCAGACCCCCCGCCGTGATCAGCGCGACGACTTCGGCGGTGGTGTGAACAGAACCGGCGGCCACCGCGGTGCGGGTGGTGGCAGCCTTGTCGGTGACGTCGACCATGTGCGCCGCACCGTGCTCGTCCAGGTGCGAGAGGCGGCGCTGCGGTCCGTTGGTCACCGTCTACTTGTTGACGACGGTGACCGGGTGCAGATACGGCAGGTCGGAGGCCGGCAGCGGGAACGTGATGTCGCCGAACGGCGACAGCGCGCCGGTCCGATCGGCTGCCAGCTCGCTCACGGCGTGGTCGTCGGGGTCACGGGTCGGCCAGCCGTTGTCGACATACCTAGTCTTCTTCTCAGCCACGGCAACATTCTGTCATCTGCCGGGCCGGCTTGTGCACACAGGCGGCTGTTTTACGCTGGTCAACAATGACTGAAGAGTCCTCGCCGGCGGGCAGGAGCGGAGCGACCCGGGAAATCAACACAGGGATGCCGCTGGGCGCCTGGCTGGCCGATCTGCCCGACGACCGGCTGATCCGCCTGCTGGAACTGCGGCCGGATCTCGCCCAACCCGCCCCCGGCAGCATCGCGGCCCTGGCCGCCCGCGCGGTGGCCCGCCAGTCGGTCAAAGCCGCCACCGACGAACTGGACTACCTGCGGCTCGCCGTCCTCGACGCCCTGATCGTGCTGCACGCCGACACCGCCGCCGCGCCGGTGACCAAGCTGGTGGAACTCATCGGTGAGCGCGCCGACGAGCAGTCGATCCTGACCGCGCTGGACGATCTGCGCGAGCGCGCCCTGGCGTGGGGCGACACCGCGGTGCGGGTGTCGGCCGAGGCGGCCGCGGGCCTGCCCTGGTATCCGGGGCAGGCGGTCGGCGAGGACTCCCGCTCGGGCGCGGAGATCTCCGCGGCTATCGACGCCCTCGACGAACCCCAGCTGGAACTGCTGAACCGGCTCCTGGTGGGATCCCCGGTCGGCCGCACCCGCGATGCCGCGCCGGGCGCGCCCGCCGACCGGCCCGTTCCCCGGCTGCTCGCGGCCGGCCTGCTGCGCCAGCTCGACGAAGAGACGGTGATCCTGCCGCGCCAGGTCGGTCAGGTGCTGCGCGGTGAGGAGCCGGGGCCGGTGAGCCTGACGGCCCCGGACCCGGTGGCCAGC includes:
- a CDS encoding DUF2771 domain-containing protein translates to MSRFLRWLLVVLVVLASAGAGVGAWVLTRDTGSDLPEISAYSHGQAVRIGPYVYCNVVNLNDCQNPQTQGQLSVTERYPVQLSVPTAIGRAPWQLLRVYEDERNSTTTIYRPNTELAVTIPTVDPQRGRLTGVVVQLLTLVQDQNGQLSDAPHAEWSVRLNWL
- a CDS encoding cold-shock protein, yielding MPTGKVKWYDAEKGFGFLSQEEGEDVYVRASALPEGVEGLKAGQKVEFGVASGRRGPQALSVKLIDPPPSLTRTRREATPVERKHTPDELHGMVEDMITLLEGAVQPELRKGRYPDRKVARRVSEVVKAVARELDA
- a CDS encoding MoaD/ThiS family protein; its protein translation is MGQSVDVTVRFFAAARAAAGKEADRLSLHPGTTVADLVNELGCRSEELARVLQRCSYLCDGIAVRNKATELQSGQTLDVLPPFAGG
- a CDS encoding glutathione S-transferase family protein, with translation MGAYVAGGGEFKRDTNYITTRITADGADGYPVEPGRYRLIVARACPWANRTIIVRRLLGLEDVLSIGFCGPTHDERSWTFDLDPGGVDPVLKIPRLQDAYFARFPDYAKGITVPAIVEVATGQVVTNDFAQITLDFSTEWTAYHREGAPQLYPEPLRDEIDEVAQRIYTEVNNGVYRCGFAGSQDSYEKAYDRLFAALDWLSERLADQRYLVGDTITEADVRLFTTLARFDPVYHGHFKCNRSKLAEMPVLWAYARDLFQTPGFGDTTDFGQIKAHYYIVHSDINPTGIVPKGPDLSNWLTPHGREALGGRPFGDGTPPGPTREGERVPAQF
- a CDS encoding molybdenum cofactor biosynthesis protein B; translated protein: MTRSARVVIASTRAATGVYEDRTGPIIVAWLAERGFDVPGASVVVDGSAVGDALRAAIDAGADVVITSGGTGISPTDATPEATLDVLDYQIPGLADAIRRSGLPAVPTSVLSRGLCGVAGRTLVVNLPGSTGGVRDGLSVLADVLDHALDQLSGGDHRR
- a CDS encoding YccF domain-containing protein; amino-acid sequence: MRLILNVIWLLFGGLWLALGYLLAALVSFVLIITIPFGFAALRIANYALWPFGRTIVEKPGPRPGAVVGNVIWILLFGLWLAIGHLVSAAAMAITIIGIPLALANLKLIPVSLVPLGKEIVPADQARVAA
- a CDS encoding molybdenum cofactor biosynthesis protein MoaE → MTRILRAALAEGPISLTEHEELVTDDAAGAVVGFSGVVRNHDGGRDVVRLEYSAHPLAEQTLFEALAEVAAKSTGVRAIAASHRVGVLHIGDAALVAAVAADHRGAAFEACALLVDTVKERLPVWKHQFFADGTDEWVNSA
- a CDS encoding transglycosylase family protein, producing the protein MSGRHRKPTSSSVSVAKIAVTGAVIGGGSLALAGQAQAAPDTEWDQVARCESGGNWGINTGNGYQGGLQFSPSTWSAHGGGQYAPAANMASKDQQIAIAERVLASQGRGAWPVCGRGLSGATPRNVVNEPKPDAAPVEAVALDAPLPDAPAPDAPQDLPPAPQDLAPAPQDLPPAPQDLPPAPADLPPAPQPDVIPVAQEAAPPAAEPVIDTAFEVPAPEAQANPDEQTITVQAASIHFVPQAPADPAVPPTLPPAPAPVPADPAAAPAPGTNVVAASPTGQLPDGMPHLTSPENLPPGTSDQPEGPQDGPNVTYLKELWHAVQTQQVSRGDALLALTQRPLNTPVTNDPSMGTPPGAPAPAPADPNAPLVPAAPAPAPAQ
- the moaA gene encoding GTP 3',8-cyclase MoaA — protein: MTLTSLGLPAIRRDGAEAPADMPRSGPLVDTFGRVATDLRVSLTDRCNLRCTYCMPAEGLDWLPGDELLTRDELVRLLTLAVTRLGISSVRFTGGEPLLYRGLEDVVSAVAALRPRPEIALTTNGLGLAKRARALADAGLNRVNVSLDTVDAEHFATITRRDRLSDVLDGLSAAAAAGLGPVKVNAVLDHDTGLEDAVELLEYCLRYGYQLRIIEQMPLDASHLWRRDANLGADQIFTALATHFDLTPDPAPRGSAPAQLWQVNGGPATVGIIASVSHAFCSACDRTRLTADGQIRNCLFSAEESDLRALLRNGADDDALESVWRAAMWRKAAGHGINNPDFVQPQRPMSAIGG
- the moaC gene encoding cyclic pyranopterin monophosphate synthase MoaC, with product MVDVTDKAATTRTAVAAGSVHTTAEVVALITAGGLPKGDALATARVAGILAAKRTSDLIPLCHHLALTGVDIEFAIGDAEVGVTASVRTTDRTGVEMEALTAVSVAALTLYDMIKAVDPAARLEDIRVLRKEGGKTGLWVREP